In Polaromonas sp. JS666, one genomic interval encodes:
- a CDS encoding transposase, whose translation MDCNACKLSGQCLKGALKPNDGRGRQVTRFEPKPKDPINPSARMRRAIDSPRGRQLYSQRIGTVEPVFANIRHNKRLTRLNHRGRAKVNTQWNLYCMVHNIEKLAKTDLGQRKDR comes from the coding sequence GTGGATTGCAACGCCTGCAAACTCAGTGGCCAGTGCCTCAAGGGAGCGCTCAAACCCAATGATGGACGGGGCCGCCAAGTGACCCGCTTTGAGCCCAAACCCAAAGACCCGATCAACCCCAGTGCCCGCATGCGCCGGGCCATCGATTCACCTCGGGGCAGGCAGCTCTACAGCCAGCGCATTGGCACGGTGGAGCCGGTGTTTGCCAATATCCGGCACAACAAGCGACTGACCCGTTTGAATCACAGAGGGCGCGCCAAGGTCAACACCCAGTGGAACCTGTACTGCATGGTGCACAACATCGAGAAGTTGGCGAAGACGGACCTGGGACAGAGGAAGGACCGATAG
- a CDS encoding putative quinol monooxygenase, producing MENEFFYSLVRQQTMVITRREVAATAGAFAIGIVGPSYASTKAATNMYGLIGKMKIVPGQRDALISILLEGLRGMPGCLSYIVAQDPTDPDAIWVTEAWDSKESHRASLSLPSVQQAISRGRPLIAGFGERFETMPIGGQGLGAGHSAA from the coding sequence ATGGAAAACGAGTTTTTTTACAGCCTCGTTAGGCAGCAGACCATGGTCATCACTCGTCGAGAAGTTGCAGCAACCGCAGGAGCATTTGCTATTGGTATCGTCGGTCCTTCTTACGCCTCAACGAAAGCAGCAACAAACATGTACGGTCTGATCGGCAAGATGAAGATTGTCCCAGGGCAACGCGATGCACTAATTTCCATCCTGCTTGAGGGCCTCCGCGGCATGCCTGGGTGCCTTAGCTACATAGTTGCTCAAGATCCAACTGATCCGGACGCCATCTGGGTAACTGAAGCGTGGGATAGCAAGGAGAGCCACCGGGCCTCTCTGTCGCTGCCGTCAGTCCAACAGGCAATTTCGCGCGGCAGGCCGCTCATTGCCGGGTTCGGCGAGCGATTCGAGACCATGCCAATCGGGGGGCAAGGACTTGGAGCTGGCCACAGTGCTGCCTAA
- a CDS encoding lysozyme inhibitor LprI family protein, with translation MHPKLSSILLSIFLLPPAVAYAQVPPVEATMESAESVAFGECWWLGENATTPVSNRTEFERECRASLIPKITEQRQSLTEVEQQMAIEYRQLLAMLQQQGRIRTNSLVLSQRTWAKFRESHCTLEVERVMGNYRSPHRLAACLEAEARKRSEYLKGFTK, from the coding sequence ATGCACCCCAAGCTCAGTTCCATCCTGCTCTCGATCTTCTTGCTACCGCCGGCAGTTGCCTATGCGCAGGTTCCACCTGTGGAAGCAACCATGGAATCTGCAGAGTCTGTGGCTTTTGGCGAATGCTGGTGGCTTGGAGAAAATGCAACAACTCCAGTTTCCAACAGAACGGAGTTCGAACGAGAGTGCAGAGCATCTTTGATACCGAAGATAACGGAGCAACGGCAATCACTTACCGAAGTCGAGCAACAGATGGCCATCGAGTACAGGCAGTTGCTCGCCATGCTTCAGCAGCAAGGCCGTATCCGAACGAATTCGCTAGTACTAAGCCAACGTACTTGGGCCAAGTTTCGAGAATCTCACTGCACACTTGAAGTAGAGAGAGTCATGGGCAACTATCGGTCGCCGCATCGACTTGCGGCTTGCCTCGAAGCAGAAGCCAGAAAGCGGAGCGAGTATCTGAAAGGCTTTACCAAGTGA
- a CDS encoding peroxiredoxin gives MSLRINDTAPDFTAETTQGTVRFHEWIGDGWAILFSHPKDFTPVCTTELGYMAKIEPEFTRRNCKLIGLSVDPVDNHTRWARDIEETQGHLPKYPMIGDTDLAVAKLYNMLPAEEAGTSEGRTAATNATVRSVFVIGPDKKIKLMMTYPMTTGRNFDEILRVLDSMQMTAKHKVATPVNWKHGDDVIIAGSVSDDDAKTLFPQGWKAPKPYLRIVKQPS, from the coding sequence ATGTCTTTGCGCATCAACGACACCGCCCCTGACTTCACAGCCGAGACCACTCAGGGCACGGTTCGCTTTCACGAATGGATAGGGGACGGCTGGGCGATCCTGTTCTCGCATCCGAAGGACTTCACGCCCGTCTGCACGACGGAGCTCGGCTACATGGCGAAGATCGAGCCCGAGTTCACGCGCCGCAACTGCAAGCTGATCGGCCTGTCGGTGGATCCGGTGGACAACCACACGCGCTGGGCCCGCGACATCGAAGAGACCCAGGGCCATCTGCCGAAGTACCCGATGATCGGCGACACCGACCTGGCGGTTGCCAAGCTCTACAACATGCTGCCGGCGGAAGAAGCCGGTACCTCAGAGGGCCGCACCGCGGCCACCAACGCGACCGTCCGCTCGGTCTTTGTCATTGGCCCCGACAAGAAGATCAAGCTGATGATGACCTACCCGATGACCACCGGCCGCAACTTCGACGAGATCCTGCGTGTGCTCGACTCGATGCAGATGACGGCCAAGCACAAGGTCGCCACACCGGTGAACTGGAAGCACGGCGACGATGTGATCATCGCCGGCTCGGTGTCCGACGACGATGCGAAGACGCTGTTCCCGCAGGGCTGGAAGGCGCCCAAGCCCTACCTGCGCATCGTCAAGCAGCCGTCGTGA